One window of Corynebacterium doosanense CAU 212 = DSM 45436 genomic DNA carries:
- a CDS encoding ribonuclease H family protein, whose amino-acid sequence MNATKPVAVIHFDKHEFRAPRIAVTAALDGVACYFVNAPAASKLDELGAIVETFRYLWRRECGGMILYVGHPVIRELLDDLSSHYPGLEIRSLVTGEKMRRTWDACRRAHTRNVGVKEKPRVERTEHRVAATDASKKKTDNTVGIAVVSSDGSVKMSNVDARTVLDGEFAAIRLAVRQAVESKTVRSIEILTDSLTAATAINTRGHAVNQGAGRHEASCCSELRNATALGIDVRVIWVRGHAGHPLNELAHRAAMASRRCRQWGQSSEQFRRSLTAELREVLAAAGETVQTSGLSSDRYCA is encoded by the coding sequence ATGAACGCCACCAAGCCCGTCGCTGTCATCCATTTCGACAAACATGAGTTTCGCGCCCCGCGCATCGCCGTGACCGCCGCCCTCGACGGGGTGGCCTGCTACTTCGTCAACGCGCCCGCTGCCTCGAAGCTCGACGAGCTCGGCGCGATTGTCGAGACCTTCCGGTATCTGTGGCGCCGCGAGTGCGGCGGCATGATCCTTTACGTCGGGCACCCGGTGATCAGGGAGCTTCTCGACGACCTGTCCAGCCACTACCCCGGCCTGGAAATCCGCTCGCTGGTCACCGGTGAAAAAATGCGGCGAACCTGGGACGCCTGTCGCCGGGCGCATACGCGCAACGTGGGTGTGAAGGAGAAGCCGAGGGTGGAGCGGACCGAGCACCGGGTGGCCGCCACGGATGCGTCCAAGAAGAAGACTGACAACACGGTCGGAATCGCCGTGGTGTCGTCGGACGGCAGCGTGAAGATGAGCAACGTCGATGCCCGCACCGTCCTCGACGGCGAGTTCGCCGCCATCAGGCTGGCGGTGAGGCAGGCGGTGGAATCGAAGACCGTGCGCAGCATCGAGATCCTCACCGATTCGCTGACCGCGGCCACGGCGATCAACACCCGCGGGCATGCGGTGAACCAGGGCGCGGGAAGGCACGAGGCGAGTTGCTGCAGTGAGCTTCGAAATGCCACCGCCCTCGGCATCGACGTGCGGGTCATCTGGGTGCGAGGTCACGCCGGGCACCCGCTCAACGAGCTCGCTCACCGCGCGGCCATGGCCTCGCGGAGGTGTCGCCAGTGGGGGCAGTCCTCGGAGCAGTTCCGCCGGAGTCTCACCGCTGAACTCCGCGAGGTTCTGGCCGCGGCAGGAGAAACTGTCCAGACGTCTGGACTGTCATCGGACAGGTATTGCGCCTAA
- a CDS encoding LppP/LprE family lipoprotein, producing the protein MKLTLAILPFAALVLAGCAAEPSAGMVTPTPVATTAAALASETTQHTEDCTASAPALPDSPIPTNTSMSLYVDNTEDNFDPCAKLSWVELGGSLGTPGNGPAHTGASMVEALVLFHDGEMIAAPAPVVSESIESVQRISDRALSVELGHRTGSTAAGITETESVVFEWDGSALRVTGYTPPANASAVSSLDLSQG; encoded by the coding sequence GTGAAACTCACACTCGCCATCCTGCCCTTCGCCGCCCTGGTTCTCGCTGGATGCGCCGCCGAGCCCTCCGCCGGAATGGTCACCCCCACCCCGGTGGCGACCACGGCGGCTGCGCTTGCCAGCGAGACCACCCAGCACACCGAGGACTGCACCGCCTCGGCCCCCGCGCTGCCGGATTCGCCGATCCCGACGAACACCTCAATGTCCCTGTACGTCGACAACACCGAGGACAACTTCGATCCTTGCGCGAAGCTCAGCTGGGTCGAGCTCGGCGGCAGCCTGGGCACGCCGGGTAACGGCCCCGCCCACACCGGGGCGAGCATGGTCGAGGCGCTGGTGCTCTTTCACGACGGCGAGATGATCGCGGCCCCGGCGCCCGTGGTCAGTGAATCCATCGAGAGCGTCCAGCGCATCAGCGACCGCGCCCTGTCCGTCGAGCTCGGGCACCGGACCGGAAGCACGGCGGCCGGCATCACCGAGACCGAGAGTGTGGTCTTCGAGTGGGACGGTTCTGCCCTGCGGGTCACCGGCTACACCCCGCCGGCGAACGCTTCCGCGGTGAGCAGCCTCGACCTTTCCCAGGGTTAG
- a CDS encoding type I polyketide synthase has product MSLTPLLSMDKAALIFAGQGSPWQTALADTAVGHHAQVRLAEALSDARAQIGPVARLVASTVPGAVERLEQLTGPDAADHLSAREVDAHPATSIAGIVLGQIAAVDQLRDLGLELSQAEMIGHSQGILGVAAATDPRSALAFALLLGTAASHVHGATDSRSRMLSVRGLRVDDVEKLLPGGAEIAVINGPSHVVLSGTPDELAAARTALEDASSAFNAQLEAAVFGGSEMLPLFDELPVAFPFHHSVNRAAADKAVEWADLCGIGFQHTTARELADAILVDRHDFPAQLDTLRRAQVSHAIVLDSAVARIAAKALAGTSVAVVAASTTTERDLLATPGSELPGAADYRDFTPRLVRLPDGRTYTHTRFSRVTGLSPVILGGMTPTSADGEIVAAAANAGHWTELAGGGMYSDEVFNLHKNNVVAQLEPGRNFQFNTMFFDRFLWNLQFGQARIVPKARAAGAPLNGVCVSAGIPEVEEATELIAQLHDDGFPYIAFKPGTTKQIRDTIKIADANPDDAVIIMIEDGHAGGHHSWTDLDDMLIDTYAEMREHPNLLVTVGGGIHSPDRGAELLTGTWSEKYGLPVMPVDAYFIGTVAMATKEAKATDSVKDLLVNTPGVPADENRGWVGRASGAGGAASSQSHLLADIHELDNSFAAASRLITSLSFDEYDERRDEIIAALAKTSKPYFGDVETMTYAEWLNHFVELAHPFVDPTWDDRFFDLLHRIEARLNPADHGQIETLFADISEVADAPAAAAKLLSAYPEAHETPVSPRDAAWWITLNRKHVKPMPWVPALDGDLPSWFGKDTLWQAQDERYTADQVRIIPGPVAVAGIQRKNEPVADLLARFEDRTTEILAEAGMEAEERFSRLADARTAEEFIKACPTIVWHGHTMANPAYEMDDDAYDLIQDEDGLWSIRINADSYWDDLPEDQRPFYVREVTVPLDLSEGVSTGASPVVSDERLPDSVFALLEGLAGVGSFSETGDHITEMPRIIEGSQSADAPFGEARYSFTFTPNLLTAHTNVTGAALGSVEPGTPDVLVGPAWPAIYTALGSGLLADGYPVIEGLLNAVHLNHVVDLRVPLSELADGRTIDVTSRCTAIQESSSGRIVTVELGLFSGDELVATQMQRFAIRGRAQGTDLPVPAPEFGGGKSSRKIESTPRSFVDRAVVTAPSDMTPFALVSGDYNPIHTSTNSARLVNLDAPLVHGMWLSATAQHLAGKHGTVVGWTYSMFGMVQLDDEVEITVERVGRKGIHQALEVTCRIDGEVVSVGQALIAQPRTAYVYPGQGIQAEGMGRGDRDASAASRNVWRRADQHTRSHLGFSIQQIIDDNPTEISVRGEVFKHPGGVLHLTQFTQVALAVVAYSQTERLREADAIASGALYAGHSLGEYTALASLANIFDLEAVIDIVYSRGSAMGTLVPRDENGRTNYGMAALRPNMIGVSGDEVEDYLAAVAEETGEFLQIVNYNIDGQQYSIAGTRAGLAALKARADAVKKRAYVTVPGIDVPFHSSVLRPGVADFADKLDDLLPAELDLSALVGRYIPNLVARPFELTQDFIDAILEVAPSQRLAGKRVTDFASDSELARVLIIELLSWQFASPVRWIETQQVLFERVDQIIEVGLAASPTLTNLAKRSMAIAGVDLPVYNVERDQDQVMLADVRQAPAVEPVEVDEEPAVASDPVAVPAVDTPETPAPAAPAPSTGGGSGADAPDLPFTAAEAIMALFAFSNKIRIDQISDTDTVEELTNGVSSRRNQLLMDMSAEIGVPAIDGAADADVATLRERVKTAAPGYKPFGAVLSEAVSARLRQLTGAAGVKPAYIGEQVTGAWGLPGSWVGHVEAEVLLGSREDDSVRGGSLTTIPTSTSSKAEVDSLVDAAVQAVASRNGVSVSLNSGGAAAGGGVVDSAALTAYAESVTGSEGVLATAARAVLQQLGLTPEVPEFEAPDTTVLDTVEAELGTGWVDLVAPAFDANKAVLFDDRWAYAREDLARVALGELDLPASRFTGDGETVARQSEWWAGHGATDAALMADIAAAARAEAPSTYATDVALVTGAAPGSIATALVERLLEGGATVIMTASRVSQARKEFARQLFAEHATGDAVLWLVPANLSSYRDIDALVDWIGSVQKESVGNEVKILKPALTPTLAFPFAAPSVSGSVADAGPSAENQTRLLLWSVERTIARLSELAQKAVDTRTHVILPGSPNRGMFGGDGAYAEVKSALDAILAKWSSEAGWPAGVTLAQAKIGWVSGTHLMGGNDVLIPAAEKAGIHVWTPEEISSELMDLASAESRARAAQAPIEADLTGGLGSSAVSISELAQQAQQEQAEGTTGEQTSVDKPATIRALPNTPNPVQPTGAEIGDVTADLEDMVVVVGVGEVSSWGSGRTRFEAEYGIRRDGGVDLTAAGVLELAWMTGLVSWNEDPTPGWYDQEGTAVAEEDIYDRFRDEVVARAGIRTLTDKYHLVDQGSMDLTKVFLDRDITFTVASESMARDIFDADPDKTEISLIDGEWSVTRKQGATAHVPRKATLTRTVAGQMPDDFDATRWGIPEHMVDSLDRMALWNLVTAVDAFINAGFSPTDLLKAIHPLDVATTQGTGIGGMESLHKVFVTRFLGEERPSDILQEALPNVVAAHTMQSLLGGYGSMIHPIGACATAAVSIEEAADKINLGKADFVIAGGIDDVQVESLTGFGDMNATAETKKMTDKGIHERFISRANDRRRGGFLEAEGGGTVLLARGSVAADLGLPVMAVLVHAASYGDGAHTSIPAPGLGVLGAGRGREKSVLARSLRRLGLTPNDVSVLSKHDTSTNANDPNEAELHSLLWPAIGRDEDQPMFVISQKSLTGHSKAGAALFQTGGIMDVLRTGKLPQNASLDTVDPLIQPKAKNLVWLRKPLDVGTVKAAALTSLGFGHVGALVVYAHPSVFEVALEAAGRSAAGWREAATERLRAGSARLQAGMLGRAPLFEQVGNRRFPVKGAHEAEIQLLLDGDIRLGEDGVYPAAR; this is encoded by the coding sequence ATGTCGTTGACCCCCCTGCTGTCCATGGACAAGGCCGCGCTCATATTCGCCGGCCAGGGTTCCCCGTGGCAGACCGCCCTCGCCGACACCGCCGTCGGCCACCACGCGCAGGTCCGCCTCGCCGAGGCCCTCTCGGACGCCAGGGCACAGATCGGCCCCGTGGCCCGCCTCGTCGCCTCGACCGTGCCCGGCGCGGTGGAGCGGCTGGAGCAGCTCACCGGCCCCGACGCCGCCGATCACCTCTCCGCCCGAGAAGTCGACGCCCACCCCGCCACGAGTATCGCGGGTATCGTCCTCGGCCAGATCGCCGCGGTCGACCAGCTACGCGACCTCGGCCTGGAGCTCTCCCAGGCAGAGATGATCGGCCATTCGCAGGGCATCCTCGGCGTCGCCGCCGCCACCGACCCACGGAGCGCGCTGGCCTTCGCGCTGCTCCTGGGCACCGCGGCCAGCCACGTTCACGGTGCCACCGACTCGCGCAGCCGGATGCTCTCCGTCCGCGGACTGCGGGTGGACGACGTCGAGAAGCTCCTTCCCGGTGGCGCAGAGATCGCGGTCATCAACGGCCCCTCGCACGTGGTGCTCTCCGGAACACCGGACGAGCTCGCCGCGGCGCGCACCGCCCTCGAGGACGCCTCCAGCGCCTTCAACGCCCAGCTCGAGGCCGCCGTCTTCGGCGGCTCCGAAATGCTGCCGCTCTTCGACGAACTCCCCGTCGCCTTCCCCTTCCACCACTCCGTCAACCGCGCCGCCGCGGACAAGGCCGTCGAGTGGGCCGACCTGTGCGGCATCGGGTTCCAGCACACCACCGCGCGCGAGCTCGCCGACGCCATCCTCGTCGACCGCCACGACTTCCCTGCTCAGCTGGACACGCTGCGCCGGGCCCAGGTCAGCCACGCCATCGTCCTGGACAGCGCGGTCGCCCGCATCGCCGCCAAGGCGCTCGCGGGAACCAGCGTCGCCGTCGTCGCCGCCTCCACCACCACGGAACGTGACCTGCTGGCCACCCCCGGCTCTGAGCTGCCGGGGGCCGCCGACTACCGCGACTTCACCCCGCGCCTCGTGCGCCTTCCTGACGGACGGACCTACACCCACACCCGTTTCTCCCGGGTCACCGGACTGTCGCCCGTCATTCTCGGCGGCATGACCCCGACCTCGGCCGACGGCGAGATCGTCGCCGCGGCCGCCAACGCCGGGCACTGGACCGAACTCGCAGGCGGCGGAATGTACTCCGACGAGGTCTTCAACCTGCACAAGAACAACGTCGTCGCCCAGTTGGAACCGGGGCGCAACTTCCAGTTCAACACCATGTTCTTCGACCGCTTCCTGTGGAACCTGCAGTTCGGCCAGGCCCGCATCGTGCCCAAGGCCCGCGCCGCCGGCGCCCCGCTCAACGGCGTGTGTGTCTCGGCCGGCATCCCGGAGGTCGAGGAGGCCACCGAGCTCATCGCGCAGCTTCACGACGACGGCTTCCCCTACATCGCGTTCAAACCCGGCACCACGAAGCAGATCCGCGACACCATCAAGATCGCGGACGCCAACCCCGACGACGCCGTGATCATCATGATCGAGGACGGCCACGCGGGCGGGCACCACTCATGGACCGACCTCGACGACATGCTCATCGACACCTACGCGGAGATGCGCGAGCACCCCAACCTACTCGTCACCGTCGGTGGCGGCATCCACTCCCCCGACCGTGGTGCGGAGCTGCTCACCGGCACGTGGTCCGAGAAGTACGGCCTGCCCGTCATGCCCGTCGATGCCTACTTCATCGGCACCGTGGCCATGGCCACGAAGGAGGCCAAGGCCACCGACTCCGTCAAGGATCTGCTGGTGAACACCCCGGGCGTGCCCGCGGACGAGAACCGCGGCTGGGTCGGACGCGCCTCCGGCGCCGGCGGCGCGGCCTCCTCGCAGTCGCACCTGCTGGCGGACATCCATGAGCTGGACAATTCCTTCGCCGCGGCCTCGCGCCTGATCACCTCGCTCTCCTTCGACGAGTACGATGAGCGCCGCGACGAGATTATCGCCGCCCTGGCCAAGACCTCCAAGCCGTACTTCGGCGACGTGGAGACGATGACCTACGCCGAGTGGCTGAACCACTTCGTCGAGCTCGCCCACCCCTTCGTCGACCCGACCTGGGACGACCGCTTCTTCGACCTGCTCCACCGCATCGAGGCGCGCCTCAACCCCGCCGACCACGGCCAGATCGAGACCCTCTTTGCCGACATCTCCGAGGTCGCCGACGCCCCCGCGGCCGCGGCGAAGCTGCTCTCGGCCTACCCCGAGGCCCACGAGACCCCGGTCTCCCCGCGCGACGCCGCCTGGTGGATCACGCTGAACCGCAAGCACGTCAAACCCATGCCCTGGGTCCCGGCCCTCGACGGCGACCTGCCCTCGTGGTTCGGCAAGGACACCCTCTGGCAGGCGCAGGACGAGCGCTACACCGCGGACCAGGTGCGCATCATCCCGGGCCCCGTGGCCGTCGCCGGCATCCAGCGTAAGAACGAGCCGGTCGCTGACCTGCTCGCGCGCTTCGAGGACCGCACCACCGAGATTCTCGCCGAGGCCGGCATGGAGGCGGAGGAGCGGTTCTCCCGCCTCGCCGACGCCCGCACCGCGGAGGAGTTCATCAAGGCCTGCCCCACCATCGTCTGGCACGGCCACACCATGGCCAACCCGGCCTACGAGATGGACGACGACGCCTACGACCTCATCCAGGACGAGGACGGACTGTGGTCCATCCGCATCAACGCGGACTCCTACTGGGACGACCTGCCCGAGGACCAACGCCCCTTCTACGTCCGCGAGGTCACCGTCCCCCTCGACCTCTCCGAGGGGGTGTCCACCGGCGCCTCCCCGGTCGTATCCGACGAGCGCCTGCCCGATTCCGTCTTCGCCCTGCTCGAGGGCCTGGCCGGCGTGGGTTCCTTCTCCGAGACCGGCGACCACATCACCGAGATGCCCCGCATCATCGAGGGTTCGCAGTCCGCGGACGCCCCCTTCGGCGAGGCGCGGTACTCTTTCACCTTCACCCCGAACCTGCTCACGGCCCACACGAACGTCACCGGCGCGGCGCTGGGCTCCGTGGAACCCGGCACGCCCGACGTCCTTGTCGGCCCCGCCTGGCCCGCGATCTACACCGCCCTGGGCTCTGGCCTGCTCGCCGACGGCTACCCCGTCATCGAGGGCCTGCTCAACGCGGTCCACCTCAACCACGTCGTCGATCTGCGTGTTCCCCTGTCGGAGCTTGCCGACGGCCGCACCATCGACGTCACCTCCAGGTGCACCGCCATCCAGGAGTCCAGCTCCGGGCGCATAGTCACCGTCGAGCTGGGGCTCTTCTCCGGCGACGAGCTCGTGGCCACCCAGATGCAGCGTTTCGCCATCCGCGGCCGCGCCCAGGGCACGGACCTCCCGGTCCCGGCTCCGGAGTTCGGCGGCGGCAAGTCGTCCAGGAAGATCGAGTCCACCCCGCGGTCCTTCGTCGACCGCGCCGTGGTCACCGCCCCCAGCGACATGACGCCGTTCGCCCTGGTTTCCGGCGACTACAACCCGATCCACACCTCGACCAACTCCGCGCGTCTGGTCAACCTCGACGCGCCACTCGTGCACGGCATGTGGCTCTCCGCCACCGCCCAGCACCTGGCGGGCAAACACGGCACGGTCGTGGGCTGGACCTACTCCATGTTCGGCATGGTCCAGCTGGACGACGAGGTGGAGATCACCGTCGAGCGCGTCGGGCGCAAGGGCATCCACCAGGCCCTCGAGGTGACCTGCCGTATCGACGGCGAGGTCGTTTCCGTGGGTCAGGCCCTCATCGCCCAGCCGCGCACCGCCTACGTCTACCCGGGCCAGGGCATCCAGGCCGAGGGCATGGGCCGCGGCGACCGCGACGCCTCCGCCGCCTCCCGCAATGTCTGGCGGCGTGCCGACCAGCACACCCGCTCCCACCTCGGCTTCTCCATCCAGCAGATCATCGACGACAACCCGACCGAGATCTCCGTGCGCGGCGAGGTGTTCAAACACCCCGGGGGTGTGCTGCACCTGACGCAGTTCACCCAGGTCGCCCTGGCCGTGGTCGCGTACTCCCAGACAGAGCGCCTGCGCGAGGCCGACGCCATCGCCTCCGGTGCGCTCTACGCCGGCCACTCCCTCGGCGAGTACACCGCGCTGGCGTCGCTGGCGAACATCTTCGACCTCGAAGCCGTCATCGACATCGTCTACTCCCGCGGCTCCGCCATGGGCACGCTCGTCCCGCGCGACGAGAACGGCCGCACCAACTACGGCATGGCCGCCCTGCGCCCCAACATGATCGGCGTCAGCGGCGACGAGGTGGAGGACTACCTCGCGGCCGTCGCGGAGGAGACCGGCGAGTTCCTGCAGATCGTCAACTACAACATCGACGGCCAGCAGTATTCCATCGCCGGCACCCGCGCCGGGCTCGCAGCCCTGAAGGCCAGGGCCGACGCCGTCAAGAAGCGCGCCTACGTCACTGTTCCGGGCATCGACGTGCCCTTCCACTCCTCGGTCCTGCGCCCGGGCGTGGCAGACTTCGCCGACAAACTCGACGACCTCCTGCCCGCCGAACTCGACCTGTCCGCCCTGGTGGGGCGCTACATCCCCAACCTCGTGGCCCGTCCCTTCGAGCTCACGCAGGACTTCATCGACGCCATCCTCGAGGTCGCCCCCTCCCAGCGCCTCGCCGGCAAGCGGGTGACCGACTTCGCCAGCGACTCCGAGCTCGCCCGGGTGCTCATCATCGAGCTGCTCAGCTGGCAGTTCGCCTCCCCGGTCCGGTGGATCGAGACGCAGCAGGTGCTGTTCGAGCGCGTCGACCAGATCATCGAGGTCGGCCTCGCCGCCTCCCCCACGCTGACCAACCTGGCCAAACGCTCCATGGCCATCGCCGGCGTGGATCTGCCCGTCTACAACGTCGAGCGCGACCAGGACCAGGTGATGCTTGCCGACGTCCGCCAGGCGCCCGCTGTAGAGCCCGTGGAGGTCGACGAGGAGCCTGCCGTCGCTTCCGATCCGGTTGCCGTTCCGGCCGTCGATACGCCTGAAACGCCTGCTCCCGCCGCTCCCGCACCGTCCACCGGCGGTGGCTCCGGCGCGGACGCCCCGGACCTGCCGTTCACGGCCGCCGAGGCGATCATGGCGCTGTTCGCCTTCTCCAACAAGATCCGCATCGACCAGATCTCGGACACCGACACCGTCGAGGAGCTCACCAACGGCGTGTCCTCTCGCCGAAACCAGCTGCTCATGGACATGTCCGCGGAGATCGGCGTGCCCGCGATCGACGGCGCCGCCGACGCGGACGTGGCCACCCTGCGCGAGCGGGTGAAGACCGCCGCACCGGGTTACAAACCCTTCGGCGCCGTCCTCAGCGAGGCCGTCTCCGCCCGCCTGCGCCAGCTCACCGGCGCGGCCGGGGTCAAACCCGCCTACATCGGCGAGCAGGTCACCGGTGCCTGGGGCCTGCCCGGTTCCTGGGTCGGCCACGTGGAGGCCGAGGTGCTGCTCGGCTCCCGCGAGGACGACTCCGTCCGCGGCGGCTCGCTGACCACCATCCCCACGTCCACATCGTCAAAGGCCGAGGTGGACTCGCTGGTCGACGCCGCCGTCCAGGCCGTCGCGTCCCGAAACGGTGTTTCCGTCTCGCTCAACTCCGGCGGCGCTGCGGCCGGCGGCGGGGTCGTCGACTCCGCGGCCCTGACCGCCTACGCCGAGAGTGTCACCGGCTCCGAGGGGGTGCTGGCCACTGCGGCCCGCGCTGTCCTGCAACAGCTGGGCCTCACCCCCGAGGTTCCCGAGTTCGAGGCCCCGGACACCACGGTGCTCGACACGGTCGAGGCCGAGCTCGGCACCGGCTGGGTCGACCTGGTCGCCCCGGCCTTCGACGCCAACAAGGCCGTGCTTTTCGACGACCGCTGGGCCTACGCCCGCGAGGACCTCGCCCGCGTCGCCCTCGGCGAGCTCGACCTGCCCGCCTCCCGCTTCACCGGCGACGGCGAGACCGTGGCCAGGCAGTCCGAGTGGTGGGCCGGACACGGCGCCACCGACGCCGCGCTCATGGCGGACATCGCCGCCGCCGCCCGCGCGGAGGCCCCGTCCACCTACGCCACGGACGTCGCCCTGGTCACCGGCGCCGCCCCGGGTTCCATCGCCACCGCGCTGGTCGAGCGCCTGCTCGAGGGTGGAGCAACGGTCATCATGACCGCGTCCCGTGTCTCCCAGGCACGTAAGGAGTTCGCCCGTCAGCTCTTCGCCGAGCACGCCACCGGCGACGCAGTGCTGTGGCTCGTCCCCGCCAACCTCTCCTCCTACCGCGACATCGACGCACTGGTCGACTGGATCGGCAGCGTGCAGAAGGAGTCCGTGGGCAACGAGGTGAAGATCCTCAAACCCGCACTGACCCCGACCCTGGCCTTCCCCTTCGCCGCCCCGAGCGTCTCCGGCTCCGTCGCCGACGCCGGGCCGTCCGCGGAGAACCAGACCCGACTGCTGCTGTGGTCGGTGGAACGCACCATCGCGCGCCTGTCCGAGCTGGCGCAGAAGGCGGTGGACACCCGCACCCACGTCATCCTCCCGGGCAGCCCCAACCGCGGCATGTTCGGCGGCGACGGCGCGTACGCCGAGGTCAAGAGCGCGCTCGACGCGATCCTGGCCAAGTGGTCCTCCGAGGCCGGCTGGCCCGCGGGCGTCACCCTCGCCCAGGCCAAGATCGGCTGGGTCTCCGGCACGCACCTCATGGGCGGCAACGACGTGCTCATTCCGGCCGCCGAGAAGGCCGGCATCCACGTGTGGACCCCGGAGGAGATCTCCTCCGAGCTCATGGACCTGGCCTCCGCCGAGTCCCGCGCCCGGGCTGCCCAGGCTCCCATCGAGGCCGACCTCACCGGCGGGCTCGGCTCCTCGGCCGTGTCCATCTCGGAGCTGGCCCAGCAGGCCCAGCAGGAACAGGCCGAAGGCACGACCGGGGAGCAAACGAGCGTCGATAAGCCCGCCACCATCCGGGCGCTGCCCAACACCCCCAACCCGGTGCAGCCCACCGGCGCGGAGATCGGCGACGTCACCGCCGACCTCGAGGACATGGTTGTCGTCGTCGGCGTCGGTGAGGTCTCCTCCTGGGGATCCGGCCGCACGCGTTTCGAGGCCGAGTATGGCATCCGCCGTGACGGCGGCGTCGACCTCACCGCCGCCGGCGTGCTCGAACTCGCCTGGATGACCGGCCTGGTCTCCTGGAACGAGGACCCCACCCCGGGCTGGTACGACCAGGAGGGCACCGCCGTCGCGGAGGAGGACATCTACGACCGCTTCCGCGACGAGGTTGTCGCCCGCGCGGGCATCCGCACCCTGACGGACAAGTACCACCTCGTCGACCAGGGCTCGATGGATCTGACCAAGGTCTTCCTCGACCGCGACATCACCTTCACGGTGGCCTCGGAATCCATGGCCCGCGACATCTTCGACGCGGACCCGGACAAGACCGAAATTTCACTTATCGACGGCGAGTGGTCCGTCACCCGCAAACAGGGTGCGACCGCCCATGTCCCGCGCAAGGCCACGCTCACCCGCACGGTCGCCGGCCAGATGCCCGACGATTTCGACGCCACGAGGTGGGGCATTCCGGAGCACATGGTCGACTCCCTCGACCGCATGGCGCTGTGGAACCTGGTCACCGCGGTGGACGCGTTCATCAACGCGGGTTTCTCCCCGACCGACCTGCTCAAGGCCATCCACCCGCTGGACGTGGCCACCACCCAGGGCACGGGCATCGGCGGCATGGAGTCGCTGCACAAGGTGTTTGTCACCCGCTTCCTCGGCGAGGAACGCCCGAGCGACATCCTGCAGGAGGCGCTGCCCAACGTCGTGGCCGCGCACACCATGCAGTCGCTGCTCGGCGGCTACGGCTCGATGATCCACCCGATCGGCGCCTGTGCCACGGCCGCCGTCTCCATCGAGGAGGCCGCGGACAAGATCAACCTGGGCAAGGCGGACTTCGTCATCGCCGGCGGCATCGACGACGTCCAGGTCGAGTCGCTCACCGGCTTCGGCGACATGAACGCCACCGCCGAGACCAAGAAGATGACCGACAAGGGCATCCACGAGCGGTTCATCTCCCGCGCCAACGACCGCCGGCGCGGCGGCTTCCTCGAAGCCGAGGGCGGCGGCACCGTCCTGCTGGCCCGCGGCTCCGTCGCCGCCGACCTGGGCCTGCCGGTCATGGCCGTGCTCGTCCACGCCGCCTCCTACGGCGACGGCGCGCACACCTCGATCCCGGCCCCTGGCCTGGGTGTTCTCGGCGCCGGCCGGGGCCGCGAGAAGTCCGTGCTGGCCCGCTCGCTGCGTCGCCTCGGCCTGACCCCGAACGACGTCTCGGTGCTGAGCAAGCACGACACCTCGACCAACGCGAACGACCCGAACGAGGCCGAGCTGCACTCCCTGCTGTGGCCGGCGATCGGGCGCGACGAGGACCAGCCGATGTTTGTCATCTCGCAGAAGTCGCTGACCGGCCACTCCAAGGCGGGCGCCGCGCTCTTCCAGACCGGCGGCATCATGGACGTCCTGCGCACCGGCAAGCTGCCGCAGAACGCGTCCCTGGACACCGTCGACCCGCTCATCCAGCCCAAGGCGAAGAACCTGGTCTGGCTGCGCAAGCCCCTCGACGTGGGCACGGTGAAGGCCGCGGCGCTGACGTCGCTGGGATTCGGCCACGTCGGCGCACTGGTGGTCTACGCGCACCCCTCGGTGTTCGAGGTCGCGCTCGAGGCCGCAGGGCGCTCGGCTGCCGGGTGGCGTGAGGCTGCCACCGAGCGTCTGCGCGCGGGTTCCGCCCGCCTGCAGGCCGGCATGCTGGGCCGCGCGCCGCTGTTTGAACAGGTGGGGAACCGCCGCTTCCCCGTCAAGGGCGCGCACGAGGCGGAGATCCAGCTGCTTCTCGACGGGGACATCCGCCTCGGCGAGGACGGGGTGTATCCGGCGGCCAGGTAG